A single region of the Manihot esculenta cultivar AM560-2 chromosome 12, M.esculenta_v8, whole genome shotgun sequence genome encodes:
- the LOC110627802 gene encoding U-box domain-containing protein 26 — MKEAQMSIPHLFICPISLDLFKDPVTLCTGQTYDRSAIEKWLAAGNLTCPVTMQKLHDLSMVPNHTLRHLIDEWLQMGPQFDPDYSTTVDCLSTLKHNLASQEATLEMKLQALERIEALSEESNPRNSYLLQFGFLPLLLELIFEQVESKLSQQSIEFAEKALSCVLKLLCWGEYKSLNMLKNQTKLKSFNILLEQGTSSIKVSLCHLVEAISSSLETIELYSMLGENRQLLQGLVLLVQQACRASEAGVKAISALCSLESNREKLVEEGVIDGLLTYISNAERHERNMAPKATATIELLLGLEGAKEAVINNPNGVTALVKMVFRVSDHEGSESAVRSLMVICSDSLQAREEAICAGVLTQLLLLLQSQCSGRTKIKARMLLKLLRSK; from the coding sequence ATGAAAGAAGCTCAAATGAGCATACCCCACTTGTTCATTTGCCCAATTAGCCTAGATTTGTTCAAAGATCCAGTGACTCTATGTACAGGCCAAACTTATGATAGATCAGCCATTGAAAAATGGCTTGCTGCTGGTAATCTCACATGCCCTGTCACAATGCAGAAGCTTCATGATCTGTCCATGGTTCCTAATCACACTCTTCGTCATTTGATTGATGAGTGGCTCCAAATGGGTCCTCAATTCGATCCTGATTACTCGACAACCGTTGATTGTTTATCTACACTTAAGCACAATCTTGCATCTCAAGAGGCTACCTTGGAGATGAAGCttcaagcacttgaaagaatcgAAGCTCTATCAGAAGAATCAAATCCCAGAAACTCTTATTTGCTGCAATTTGGCTTCTTGCCTCTGTTATTGGAACTAATTTTTGAACAAGTAGAATCCAAACTTTCCCAACAAAGCATCGAATTTGCAGAGAAAGCACTTTCTTGTGTTTTAAAATTGCTGTGTTGGGGTGAATACAAGTCCCTAAACATgctaaaaaatcaaaccaagtTGAAATCCTTCAATATTTTGCTTGAGCAAGGAACTAGCAGCATCAAGGTGAGTTTGTGTCATCTTGTAGAAGCAATATCATCATCTCTGGAAACAATAGAGCTGTATTCCATGCTTGGCGAAAACCGGCAACTCCTCCAAGGGCTAGTTCTTCTTGTTCAACAGGCTTGCAGGGCATCTGAGGCTGGAGTCAAAGCCATATCTGCATTATGCTCCTTGGAATCAAACAGAGAGAAATTGGTTGAAGAAGGTGTTATAGATGGACTTTTAACATACATTTCAAATGCAGAAAGACATGAAAGAAACATGGCACCAAAAGCAACAGCAACAATTGAGCTTCTTCTAGGACTAGAGGGAGCAAAAGAGGCTGTGATAAATAATCCCAATGGTGTTACTGCTCTAGTTAAGATGGTTTTCAGGGTATCGGATCATGAAGGAAGTGAAAGTGCAGTGAGATCCCTGATGGTAATATGTAGTGATTCTCTACAGGCAAGAGAAGAAGCAATATGTGCAGGAGTTTTGACACAGTTGCTGCTGCTATTGCAGAGCCAGTGCAGTGGTAGGACCAAAATAAAAGCAAGAATGTTGCTTAAGCTGCTTAGGTCTAAGTGA